The Desulfobotulus pelophilus genomic interval GGTGGGTATTCTTTCTGCGGGCCCTGAAGGTTTTGGCTCGGCTGTGTACTATATTTTCGGTTACCTGGTCATGACGCTGGGGTGCTTTTATGTTATTTGTCAGGTTGCACCAGCGGGTGAAAACCTGAGTTTCGACGGATTGAAAGGACTGCACCGAAAATCACCTGTTCTTGCCTTTACCCTTGCCGTTGCGGCGTGTGGCATGGCCGGGATTCCTCCAGCAGTGGGCTTTCCTACGAAATTTCTTGTTTTTACCGCTGCCATTGGTCAAGGATATTATGCCCTTGTGATTCTTGCAGTAATCAATGCTGCTATTTCTGCATTTTACTATCTGAAACTGGTAAGAGCGGCTTATGCCCTTCCCGAAGAAGAGCTTTCTTCAGGAGCTGTACATCCCCGTTTTGCTCTGGGTGTTCCCATGACGGCTTTGGGTATTTTTATCACAGCGGTGATTCTTGCATCAGGATTGTTTCCGGAGCCCATCGTAGCCATGGCCAGGGAGGCCGTTGGCGTACTTTTATAAAAAACCCTTTCATTGGGGTGATGAAGAAACAGGCAAGAGGAGATAAAAGCCACCGAAACAAGGCTTTTATCTCCTCTTTTTATGGATTCGAGAAGGTCCAGAACTGCTGTCAGATACTGATATCGGAGAGTTTTTCTGATTTACGGCGGGAGGGTGCAGGAGTATGCTGGCCTTTTTCAGGTGAGCATTAATGCAAAAGTCAAAAAAGCACGAATGATGTCGGCTATGCCCTGATAGGATGCCATAAAGATTTGTCGTACGGAGCAGACTGAAAGGTGCTAACCCGGCACTCACATTCTTTCCATTAAAAAGAGCGGTGCGTTTTGTTATTGTTATGGGATAAAGCTTTGAATTCAGGTGTTTATTTTGGTTTTACGAGGGGGATGGGTGGGCATTTTTTATGGGTCAAAAAACACGTATAATCAGGTGTTCCTTTTAAGGGGAAGCCAGATACACAGTTCTTTGTCAGTCAGTAGTAGGGGGAGGGCAATCAATCAATGAGTCAGCATCCAAATATAGAGCTCGGAGTTTGCCGGGTCATGCCACATCTGGCGTATGACTGCATGGATGGTTTCTCCTGAAGTTGTCTGAATGCTAACGGAATCCATGTGAGTTGTGGCACTGTCGCGGGTCCCCGTTGTCTGTACCGCATGCCATGATTGTACCTGGGTACCTTTTTGCCGTGCTATCTCGTCAATGGCTCTGGATATGGCCAGATTCCTTTGGGCATTGGGGCCATGCAGGTGCGGCCGGGCGATCCCCACTCCGCCAATCTGACCATTTACGGAAGGATTATAGATGAAAGCAGGCCTTGCATCATTTCCCTTGGGACCAGCAGGTGTACTGTGGTGGGTGCAGCCCATGGACAGAATAGTCATTAAAAGGAGTGGGATCGTTTTTTGCATCATGGAATTCAGTCCTTTCGCCGACATGCTGCGCAAAGATGCATGTTTCTGGCCATGGATAGGAGTGATGACAGCAGTAGCATATTGGTGCCTGCTGTGTGAAATGCGGAGGGAGATTTTCAACTTCCCCGCGTAAGCCTGCAGAGTTCAGTGCAGACCGCAAAGAGTGGTCTGCACTGAGTTATAACGCCTAGTTAAAGTCCGTAAATTCTTTTGCAATCATTGCATCGAGCTCGTCATGGGCTTTTTTTGCCTGGAACTGCTGCCACAGAGCCTGATCATTCTTATAGGATGTCGTCACAGCGTCTCTTGCAGCGGAGCGGACGGATTCGGGATCCACAACCATCCATACAAAAAGTTCGCCGTTGGGAGCACGCCACATGGACCGCATTTTGGATCCGGCAAGGGTTTCATTGGCAACCTGACGGGAGACCTGTGAAGATACGCGGTCAACGGTTTCATCGTCACCCATTCCCGTAGCCTGTGTGAAATTTTTTACCATGTTCTGTACTTTGACACTCATCTGGCGTGCAAGCTGATCCCTTCCGTCGGCCAGGGCTTCATTTCGGGCAAAGGCAAAACCGGCCTTACCGATTCTGGCTGTACCAACGGCGGCCACACCACCTTCCAGTTCAGGATTAAAAACCCAGCTGGGAGCATCTTTGTACTCATCGGGCATACCCGTATCGGCCACAGGTGTTTCTTTAGGAGCACAGGCAGCCATGAGTGCTGCAATCGCAGCCAGCATAATCAGTTTTACGAGTTGTTTTTTCATACAATCCTCCAGTTTTAACGGTTTTATTGTGGTAACATATCGTTATTTTTAAGGATCCGGGAAGAAAAAATCTTCTGCGGACCGCCAGGGCCGGATAGAATATGAGTCCGCTGTCTGGTTTTAGGTTAAAAAACCACTGGCCTCCTGCTTTTGTATCATACATATATTTCCGGATGACATATTCATATACCATATCTTTTTTTTTGGAAAGTTTTTACTTGATCCTTTTCAAAGAAGAAAGAGAAGAGTGCCGCGGCGCAAAAAACCTGATCCAGCTGATAGGGCTGTTATTTGGGCTGTTTCAGCGTACGGTAAAGTGGGTCTGATATCCTTTATAGCGAGGTGTTACCTTTTTCATGTAATTACGGGTTTCCTCATAGGGAAGATCTGCAACCAGTTTTGCATAGACCTGTGCCGGTGTCATGGTGTTGATCACCTCGGCCGCACGGCGTATGTTGGTATTGCCTGTAAAAGCCCGCGCCACATTGCCTGCGCCGGTGTTGTACGCGGCTATACTGCAGTATACCCTGCTTTCAGGATTCTGTATGGACGAAAGATAACGGTAATAGAGAATGTAAAGGTAGGCGGCACCCATTTTGATGTTGTTGTCCGCATTGTAAAGGTAGGAGGGAGAGAGCAGTTTCTGCTGGCCGTATACCAGCTGGGAAGCATCTTTGCCAGCGGACTGGGGTACAATCTGCATGAGTCCGTAAGCGGGAACGTGGGATTTTGCCATGGGGTTAAAGGAGCTTTCGCTGTGCATAATGGCTACCATGAGGGCCGGATCAATCTGACGTTCTCTTGCATACTGAACTATTTCTTTTTCATATGTTCCTGATTTCTCACTGAGCTTTACTTCAGGCAAGGGGATGGTAAAGCTGTGGATTCTGTTTCCTGCTTCCGGAGCATCCCGTTGGGTCTGTGTGCTTTTCTGGGCCAGCTCACTGACAGCCTTGGCCACTTCACGGTTTGAAGGAGTGGTGGTGCCCGTGAGGGTCTGGGTAAGGATGGGTTCCGGTTTTACGGTAGCTGTGACGACGTTTTTTGAGGCCTCTACAACCCGCTGTTCAATATTCTGGGAAAGGGTATCATTTTCAAAGGCTTTAGCTGTTGTGGCCGTGACCAGACTTTTGAGCCGGTCTTCCAGTTCCTTATGTACATCCTGAGCAGCGCTTTGAATTTCAATGGTGATGGTGTTATTTTCAAAATCCACAAGGGTACGATTTTTCATGTCCCTGCTGTACTCGACCCACTGGGTCGGACTGCTCAGAATTTCGTCTCCCCAGTGTTTTTTAATTTCATTTCTGTAATTTTCGAATTCTTCCTGAATAATTTTCTGGTACTCTTGGAATTCCTTTCTTATCTGTTCCTGGTAGGAAACGAAAGCGGTTTGCTGTTGTTTCATGTACTCTTCAAAGGACTGGGCAAGCCCGGCAGATGGAAAAATCAGAAAAGGGGCAAGAACCAGAGTAAGAATGCGGAAGGTTGCAGTACGCATGACAGAACTCCTTGGTTTATGGATCTGTGGAGGAAGGGCTTTTTTTTTATCCTGTAATGTACTACAGGCATTATAAGAATAAAAGAGTGGGCATGATACCTGTGTATGAGGGTAGAATGGCCCTGCCAAATGAACAATATGGAATTACATGGTTTTTTTGTACCATTCCGGAGCCTGTAAAATCCATATAAATTTTCATGTAAGAAAAAAGTGTATAAATAAATGATACTGATCTGGCCTTTCAGCCCAGAGAAAGGAGAAGAAATGTTTTGGAATCGTTTGGTTTCGTTTTTTTTTGTCTTGTCGGTAATGCTTGCGGGGCCTTTTTTTTTCGCAGGGGCACTTGTCATACGCTTTTTGACCAGGCCTTTTGATCCCCGTCTGCGTTTTTTGCATCTGTATACCTGTTTCTGGTCAACTTGCCATTACTGGACCATGCCCACATGGAAATTTGTGGTAACAGGTAAAGAGCATATAGATAAAAAAGCAACCTACGTGGTTGTGTCCAATCATCAGTCCCAGTTGGACATCCTTGCGGCATTCCGCACATTTTTTCATTTTAAGTGGGTATCCAAGATAGAGGTTTTCCGGCTCCCTTTCATCGGGTGGAACATGCACCTGAATGAATATATTCCTTTAAAAAGGGGGGATAAGGAGAGTATCCGTGAGATGCTTGAAAAATGTCGAAAAACCCTTAAAAAAGGAAATTCTGTTTTTATTTTTCCAGAAGGCACACGCAGTGAGACCGGTATTCTGCGTCCCTTCAAGCTGGGAGCCTTCCAGCTGGCCCATGAGCTGCAGCTGCCCATTTTGCCCATTGCCATTGATGGTACTCGGGAAGTTCTTCCTAAATACAGCCTCGAGCTGAAAAGTACCAAACCCATGAATATTCAGATTATGCCCCCTGTGCCCTACGAAAACTTTCAGCATATGAGCGAGGAGGAAACCGCTGCATTTTTCCGCAAGAAGATTGGTGCCCATGTCACGGCGCACACGGAGGATACGGAAGAGCCCTCTCTGCTGACAGCGGTCTGACTTGATTTGTTATGGCTGTTATTTCTGGTCC includes:
- a CDS encoding LPP20 family lipoprotein, with protein sequence MKKQLVKLIMLAAIAALMAACAPKETPVADTGMPDEYKDAPSWVFNPELEGGVAAVGTARIGKAGFAFARNEALADGRDQLARQMSVKVQNMVKNFTQATGMGDDETVDRVSSQVSRQVANETLAGSKMRSMWRAPNGELFVWMVVDPESVRSAARDAVTTSYKNDQALWQQFQAKKAHDELDAMIAKEFTDFN
- a CDS encoding murein transglycosylase domain-containing protein, with product MRTATFRILTLVLAPFLIFPSAGLAQSFEEYMKQQQTAFVSYQEQIRKEFQEYQKIIQEEFENYRNEIKKHWGDEILSSPTQWVEYSRDMKNRTLVDFENNTITIEIQSAAQDVHKELEDRLKSLVTATTAKAFENDTLSQNIEQRVVEASKNVVTATVKPEPILTQTLTGTTTPSNREVAKAVSELAQKSTQTQRDAPEAGNRIHSFTIPLPEVKLSEKSGTYEKEIVQYARERQIDPALMVAIMHSESSFNPMAKSHVPAYGLMQIVPQSAGKDASQLVYGQQKLLSPSYLYNADNNIKMGAAYLYILYYRYLSSIQNPESRVYCSIAAYNTGAGNVARAFTGNTNIRRAAEVINTMTPAQVYAKLVADLPYEETRNYMKKVTPRYKGYQTHFTVR
- a CDS encoding lysophospholipid acyltransferase family protein: MVTGKEHIDKKATYVVVSNHQSQLDILAAFRTFFHFKWVSKIEVFRLPFIGWNMHLNEYIPLKRGDKESIREMLEKCRKTLKKGNSVFIFPEGTRSETGILRPFKLGAFQLAHELQLPILPIAIDGTREVLPKYSLELKSTKPMNIQIMPPVPYENFQHMSEEETAAFFRKKIGAHVTAHTEDTEEPSLLTAV